Proteins encoded by one window of Dreissena polymorpha isolate Duluth1 chromosome 11, UMN_Dpol_1.0, whole genome shotgun sequence:
- the LOC127851685 gene encoding plexin-A2-like isoform X2: protein MLRGLRVSDAAPACPDQTTAAVQSPVKCPQLETTSFDTDVVVHSGQNKSISVRVADIQPDQMDNVLCLFTYSWEVKYSTWKITSSNLECEALQFEFSDVTLSIVTAQFTVTSGKNSVPLDNPQNITVRIYKCGTIVTNCGQCLSMDPEYECGWCVGASPTCSLQTLCPASDWLDHSAVCPNPQILGVRVAIMQEMMPMIHH, encoded by the exons ACTACAGCTGCAGTTCAATCCCCTGTCAAGTGTCCACAATTGGAGACTACCTCCTTTGACACTGACGTGGTTGTACATTCCGGCCAGAATAAGAGCATCAGTGTACGTGTGGCGGACATTCAG CCAGACCAGATGGACAATGTCCTCTGCCTGTTCACGTACAGCTGGGAAGTGAAGTACTCCACATGGAAAATCACGTCCTCCAACCTCGAGTGTGAGGCTCTCCAGTTTGAGTTCTCTGACGTCACGTTGTCCATAGTAACCGCTCAGTTCACCGTGACGAGTGGGAAGAACAGCGTCCCATTGGATAATCCACAAAATATCACAG TCCGCATCTACAAGTGTGGTACCATAGTAACCAACTGCGGTCAGTGCCTTAGTATGGACCCGGAATACGAGTGTGGCTGGTGTGTGGGTGCAAGCCCCACATGCTCCTTGCAGACTCTCTGCCCTGCATCTGACTGGCTCGACCACTCAGCTGTCTGTCCCAACCCTCAGATACTCGGGGTACGTGTGGCCATAATgcag GAGATGATGCCAATGATTCACCATTAG